The Oryzias latipes chromosome 1, ASM223467v1 genome contains a region encoding:
- the LOC101158507 gene encoding probable ATP-dependent RNA helicase DDX17, whose product MRGGSSYGDRDRDRGRDRPRFGGGMGSRNGPPPMKFGNPGERLRKKRWNLDELPKFEKNFYIEHPEVQHVSQFEVEEFRRKKEITIRGSGCPKPVTAFHQAHFPQYVMDVLMQQNFKEPTAIQSQGFPVALSGKDMVGIAQTGSGKTLAYLLPAIVHINHQPYLERGDGPICLVLAPTRELAQQVQQVAYDYGKSSRIKSTCVYGGAPKGPQIRDLERGVEICIATPGRLIDFLEAGKTNLRRCTYLVLDEADRMLDMGFEPQIRKIVDQIRPDRQTLMWSATWPKEVRQLAEDFLREYIQINIGALELSANHNILQIVDVCMENEKDNKLLQLMEEIMAEKENKTIIFVETKKRCDDLTRKMRRDGWPAMCIHGDKSQPERDWVLTEFRSGKAPILIATDVASRGLDVEDVKFVINYDYPSSSEDYVHRIGRTARSTNKGTAYTFFTPGNLRQARDLVRVLEEARQAINPKLLQLVDSGRGGGGGGRMRYRGSSSNNPNMMYQDECDRRMRSGGGGGDKDSRGGFGRDNRNNRDTDRPSSYRDRDRDNRNSFNSGAPDQYQSYNGGGYNSRPGGPTVGGGGGQQQPSQPPGQFGQAPPPALPPQPLMAQPFVQPPQPPLMGFMGQPPYPFSSPPPPPGAPVPLPPQK is encoded by the exons ATGAGAGGAGGATCCTCTTACGGAGACAGGGACAGAGACCGCGGACGAGACAG GCCACGGTTTGGTGGAGGCATGGGCAGCCGCAATGGACCCCCACCCATGAAGTTTGGTAACCCAGGAGAACGCCTGCGCAAAAAAAGATGGAACCTGGATGAGCTGCCAAAGTTTGAGAAGAACTTCTACATCGAACACCCAGAGGTGCAGCACGTCAGTCAG TTTGAGGTGGAGGAGTTCCGCAGGAAGAAGGAGATCACCATCAGAGGCTCAGGATGTCCCAAACCCGTCACAGCTTTTCATCAGGCCCATTTTCCTC AGTATGTGATGGATGTGTTGATGCAGCAGAACTTCAAGGAGCCCACGGCAATCCAGTCCCAGGGTTTCCCTGTGGCGCTGAGTGGCAAAGACATGGTGGGAATTGCACAGACTGGCTCTGGGAAGACTCTGGCT TACCTCCTTCCTGCCATTGTCCACATCAACCACCAGCCCTATCTGGAAAGAGGGGATGGGCCTATA TGTCTGGTGCTCGCTCCGACCAGAGAGCTGGCCCAGCAGGTCCAGCAGGTGGCGTATGACTACGGCAAGTCCTCACGCATCAAGAGCACCTGTGTGTACGGCGGAGCGCCAAAAGGACCCCAGATCCGAGACCTGGAGAGAG GCGTTGAAATCTGCATCGCCACACCGGGACGTCTCATCGACTTCCTGGAGGCGGGGAAAACCAACTTGCGCCGCTGCACCTACCTGGTGCTTGATGAGGCTGATCGCATGCTGGACATGGGATTTGAGCCGCAGATTCGCAAAATAGTCGATCAAATCAGG CCCGACAGACAGACTCTGATGTGGAGTGCAACGTGGCCTAAGGAGGTCCGGCAGCTTGCAGAGGACTTCTTGAGGGAGTATATTCAGATTAACATCGGCGCCCTGGAGCTCAGCGCCAACCACAACATCCTACAGATTGTTGATGTTTGCATGGAGAATGAGAAGGACAACAA ACTCCTTCAGCTGATGGAGGAGATCATGGCTGAGAAGGAGAACAAAACCATCATCTTTGTGGAGACAAAGAAACGCTGTGATGATCTCACCCGGAAAATGAGGCGTGATGG ATGGCCAGCTATGTGTATTCATGGAGACAAAAGCCAACCAGAGAGAGACTGGGTGCTGACAG AGTTTCGGAGCGGCAAAGCCCCCATCCTGATCGCAACAGACGTGGCCTCTCGGGGGCTGG ATGTGGAAGACGTCAAGTTTGTCATCAACTACGACTATCCCAGCTCCTCCGAGGACTACGTCCATCGCATCGGCCGCACAGCCCGCAGCACCAACAAGGGCACGGCCTACACCTTCTTCACCCCGGGGAACCTGCGTCAGGCCCGGGACCTCGTCCGGGTTCTGGAAGAGGCCCGCCAAGCCATCAATCCTAAGCTGCTTCAGCTTGTGGACTCAGGCCGCGGAGGAGGGGGCG gtgGCAGGATGCGTTACCGCGGCAGCAGCTCCAACAACCCTAACATGATGTACCAGGACGAGTGTGATCGCCGCATGCGCTCcggcggcggggggggggacaagGACAGCCGCGGCGGCTTTGGCCGGGATAACCGCAACAACCGGGATACCGACCGCCCCTCGTCCTACAGGGACCGAGACCGGGATAACCGGAACAGCTTTAACTCGGGGGCTCCAGATCAGTATCAGAGTTACAACGGTGGGGGCTATAACTCCAGGCCTGGGGGTCCCACTGTGGGCGGAGGGGGTGGTCAGCAACAGCCCAGCCAGCCCCCGGGGCAGTTTGGCCAGGCTCCTCCTCCAGCCCTCCCCCCTCAGCCTCTGATGGCTCAGCCGTTTGTCCAGCCCCCGCAGCCCCCGCTCATGGGCTTCATGGGGCAGCCACCCTACCCGTTTTCCTCCCCGCCGCCTCCCCCGGGCGCTCCGGTCCCCCTACCCCCACAGAAATGA
- the LOC101158748 gene encoding ADP-ribosylation factor-binding protein GGA1 isoform X1 produces MAAAPSDGASLQSHINKATSPLNKETDWSSIKAFCDELDQNQDGPQLASRLLAHKIQSPQEWEAMQALTALETCVKNCGKRFHTEVGKFRFLNELIKVVSPKYLGCRAPEPVKKKILEMMYCWTVRLPEETKIAEAYQMLKKQGIVKQDPVLPDDEPLPPPPPRTKSAIFDDEEKSKTLSSLLKSTHPDDLRAANKLIKEMVQEDEKRVEKVSKRVNAIQEVKESVSLLSQLLEGYGMESCSQSNQELIKDLYQRCEKMRPTLFRLASDTEDNDEALADILQANDSLTQVINLYRQLVNGEEVTKDGIPTIPHQDSKLSSSSALLDLTGLNLSGKSEASNAEPFSYSNNVGLCLLDDELMSLGLNVTENCDSNKASQSSNAAELSSQSAPAAVLVPAATQLLPAPSGRGSSSKAMEELDLLGKTLLQQSLPPESQQIKWDKLQPQSKVLLRDLGTKSSLTTRPAAPTSSPAVHSEKPYTSLISNPAEEGSSSAADLYDNISLAEVTVPLESIHPSSLLPVTVFDKNSLRVLFTFARDCPPLRPDVLVVIISMLSSAPVPVTNIRFQAAVPKVMKVKLQPPSSSELPAFNPLLPPAAITQILLLANPHKEKVRLRYKLTFNLGGKSHDESGDVDQFPPPNTWGNL; encoded by the exons ATGGCGGCGGCGCCTTCAGATGGGGCCAGTCTGCAGTCTCACATCA atAAAGCCACCAGCCCCCTGAACAAGGAGACTGACTGGAGCAGCATCAAGGCGTTCTGTGATGAGCTCGACCAGAACCAGGATGG CCCCCAGCTTGCCTCCAGACTCCTGGCCCATAAGATCCAGTCTCCTCAGGAGTGGGAAGCCATGCAGGCGCTGACT GCTCTGGAAACGTGTGTGAAGAACTGTGGGAAGAGATTTCACACGGAAGTGGGAAAGTTTCGCTTCCTGAATGAGCTCATCAAGGTGGTCTCACCAAAG tatCTAGGATGCCGGGCTCCTGAGCCAGTGAAGAAGAAGATCCTGGAAATGATGTACTGCTGGACTGTAAGGCTTCCTGAAGAGACCAAGATAGCAGAAGCTTATCAGATGCTGAAGAAGCAAG GTATTGTTAAGCAAGACCCTGTGCTTCCTGATGACGAGCCCCTCCCACCACCTCCACCCAGGACCAAAAGTGCCATCTTTGATGACGAAGAGAAATCCAAG ACGCTGTCGAGCTTGTTGAAGAGCACTCATCCGGATGATTTAAGAGCAGCAAACAAGCTCATCAAGGAAATGGTCCAAGAG gaTGAAAAGCGAGTGGAGAAAGTATCAAAGCGAGTCAACGCCATTCAGGAGGTGAAGGAGAGCGTGAGCCTGCTGAGCCAGCTGCTGGAGGGCTACGGCATGGAGAGCTGCTCCCAGAGCAACCAGGAGCTCATTAAG GATCTCTACCAACGGTGTGAAAAGATGAGACCGACGCTGTTCAGACTGGCCAGCGACACGGAGGACAATGATGAAGCTTTAG CGGACATCCTGCAGGCCAACGACAGCTTGACTCAAGTCATCAATCTGTACAGACAGCTGGTAAATGGTGAGGAGGTCACAAAAGACGGCATCCCCACAATCCCACACCAAG ACTCAAAACTAAGCAGCAGTTCAGCACTCTTAGACTTAACAGGACTTAACCTCTCGGGGAAGTCAGAAGCCTCCAATGCAGAGCCCTTCAGCTACAGTAATAATGTAGGCTTGTGTCTGTTAGATGACGAACTCATGTCTTTGG GACTGAATGTAACAGAAAACTGTGACTCAAACAAAGCTTCTCAG TCGTCAAACGCTGCAGAGCTGTCCTCTCAGAGTGCGCCAGCAGCAGTGCTTGTTCCAGCTGCAACTCAGCTGCTGCCGGCTCCATCAGGACGAGGCTCCTCTTCCAAAGCCATGGAGGAGCTGGACCTGCTAGGAAAGACCTTGTTACAGCAATCTCTACCTCCAGAAAGCCAGCAAATCAAATG GGACAAGCTCCAGCCTCAATCTAAAGTCCTTTTAAGAGACCTGGGGACCAAGTCCAGCCTCACCACCAGGCCTGCTGCCCCCACGTCCAGCCCAGCCGTCCACTCAGAGAAGCCTTACACCTCCCTCATCTCTAACCCTGCAGAGGAAGGGTCGTCTTCAGCCGCTGACCTTTATGACAACATCTCACTAGCTGAGGTTACTGTGCCTCTGGAGTCCATCCACCCAA GCAGTCTTTTGCCAGTGACTGTATTTGACAAGAACAGTCTGCGGGTCTTGTTCACCTTTGCACGGGACTGTCCTCCTTTGAGACCTGACGTGCTGGTGGTGATCATCTCCATGCTGTCCTCAGCTCCCGTACCTGTCACCAACATCCGTTTCCAGGCTGCCGTGCCCAAA GTGATGAAGGTAAAGCTGCAACCCCCCTCAAGCTCTGAACTCCCAGCCTTTAACCCCCTCCTGCCTCCGGCCGCCATCACACAGATCCTGCTGCTGGCCAATCCTCACAAG GAAAAAGTCAGACTGCGGTACAAATTAACCTTCAACCTGGGGGGCAAATCTCACGATGAGTCTGGAGATGTGGACCAGTTCCCTCCCCCTAACACTTGGGGGAACCTTTAG
- the LOC101158748 gene encoding ADP-ribosylation factor-binding protein GGA1 isoform X2 codes for MAAAPSDGASLQSHINKATSPLNKETDWSSIKAFCDELDQNQDGPQLASRLLAHKIQSPQEWEAMQALTALETCVKNCGKRFHTEVGKFRFLNELIKVVSPKYLGCRAPEPVKKKILEMMYCWTVRLPEETKIAEAYQMLKKQGIVKQDPVLPDDEPLPPPPPRTKSAIFDDEEKSKTLSSLLKSTHPDDLRAANKLIKEMVQEDEKRVEKVSKRVNAIQEVKESVSLLSQLLEGYGMESCSQSNQELIKDLYQRCEKMRPTLFRLASDTEDNDEALADILQANDSLTQVINLYRQLVNGEEVTKDGIPTIPHQDSKLSSSSALLDLTGLNLSGKSEASNAEPFSYSNNVGLCLLDDELMSLGLNVTENCDSNKASQSSNAAELSSQSAPAAVLVPAATQLLPAPSGRGSSSKAMEELDLLGKTLLQQSLPPESQQIKWDKLQPQSKVLLRDLGTKSSLTTRPAAPTSSPAVHSEKPYTSLISNPAEEGSSSAADLYDNISLAEVTVPLESIHPRTCMFPVFQAVFCQ; via the exons ATGGCGGCGGCGCCTTCAGATGGGGCCAGTCTGCAGTCTCACATCA atAAAGCCACCAGCCCCCTGAACAAGGAGACTGACTGGAGCAGCATCAAGGCGTTCTGTGATGAGCTCGACCAGAACCAGGATGG CCCCCAGCTTGCCTCCAGACTCCTGGCCCATAAGATCCAGTCTCCTCAGGAGTGGGAAGCCATGCAGGCGCTGACT GCTCTGGAAACGTGTGTGAAGAACTGTGGGAAGAGATTTCACACGGAAGTGGGAAAGTTTCGCTTCCTGAATGAGCTCATCAAGGTGGTCTCACCAAAG tatCTAGGATGCCGGGCTCCTGAGCCAGTGAAGAAGAAGATCCTGGAAATGATGTACTGCTGGACTGTAAGGCTTCCTGAAGAGACCAAGATAGCAGAAGCTTATCAGATGCTGAAGAAGCAAG GTATTGTTAAGCAAGACCCTGTGCTTCCTGATGACGAGCCCCTCCCACCACCTCCACCCAGGACCAAAAGTGCCATCTTTGATGACGAAGAGAAATCCAAG ACGCTGTCGAGCTTGTTGAAGAGCACTCATCCGGATGATTTAAGAGCAGCAAACAAGCTCATCAAGGAAATGGTCCAAGAG gaTGAAAAGCGAGTGGAGAAAGTATCAAAGCGAGTCAACGCCATTCAGGAGGTGAAGGAGAGCGTGAGCCTGCTGAGCCAGCTGCTGGAGGGCTACGGCATGGAGAGCTGCTCCCAGAGCAACCAGGAGCTCATTAAG GATCTCTACCAACGGTGTGAAAAGATGAGACCGACGCTGTTCAGACTGGCCAGCGACACGGAGGACAATGATGAAGCTTTAG CGGACATCCTGCAGGCCAACGACAGCTTGACTCAAGTCATCAATCTGTACAGACAGCTGGTAAATGGTGAGGAGGTCACAAAAGACGGCATCCCCACAATCCCACACCAAG ACTCAAAACTAAGCAGCAGTTCAGCACTCTTAGACTTAACAGGACTTAACCTCTCGGGGAAGTCAGAAGCCTCCAATGCAGAGCCCTTCAGCTACAGTAATAATGTAGGCTTGTGTCTGTTAGATGACGAACTCATGTCTTTGG GACTGAATGTAACAGAAAACTGTGACTCAAACAAAGCTTCTCAG TCGTCAAACGCTGCAGAGCTGTCCTCTCAGAGTGCGCCAGCAGCAGTGCTTGTTCCAGCTGCAACTCAGCTGCTGCCGGCTCCATCAGGACGAGGCTCCTCTTCCAAAGCCATGGAGGAGCTGGACCTGCTAGGAAAGACCTTGTTACAGCAATCTCTACCTCCAGAAAGCCAGCAAATCAAATG GGACAAGCTCCAGCCTCAATCTAAAGTCCTTTTAAGAGACCTGGGGACCAAGTCCAGCCTCACCACCAGGCCTGCTGCCCCCACGTCCAGCCCAGCCGTCCACTCAGAGAAGCCTTACACCTCCCTCATCTCTAACCCTGCAGAGGAAGGGTCGTCTTCAGCCGCTGACCTTTATGACAACATCTCACTAGCTGAGGTTACTGTGCCTCTGGAGTCCATCCACCCAA gAACCTgcatgtttcctgtgtttcagGCAGTCTTTTGCCAGTGA
- the LOC111948253 gene encoding uncharacterized protein LOC111948253 isoform X2 codes for MHPNYLKNYSKLTAQKRKIGTSTHASSSKQLKVDSVFPVKHVSPVTVNKAILRYIIQGLHPFSTVDLPSFKELISTLQPGISVITRPTLRSKIAEAALIMKQKVTAAMSEVEWIATTTDCWTARRKSFIGVTAHWINPGSLERHSAALACKRLMGSHTFEVLASAMNDIHSEYEIRDKVVCTTTDSGSNFMKAFRVFGVENNDIETEARRCESDDTDSEGCGEGSDGVEFQDASRVLDQDDGFEFQLPKHQKCACHLLNLVSSVDAQKALSNEHYKKLYRSVFGKCQALWNKSSRSALAAEAVESESRLQLLRPNQTRWNSTFMAVDRILQICKEAGEGALRNICTSLEVPMFNPAEMLFLTEWANTMRPVAKVLDILQAETNTQLGWLLPSVHQLSLKLQRLHHSLRYCDPLVDALQQGIQTRFKHMFEDPEIIAAAILLPKFRTSWTNDETIIKRGMDYIRVHLEPLDHKKELANSSSDDEDFFASLKPTTHEASKELDGYLACVSDTRESLLTFPAICSLSIKTNTPLPASAACERLFSTAGLLFSPKRARLDTNNFENQLLLKLNLRFYNFE; via the exons ATGCACCCAAATTACCTCAAAAACTACTCTAAATTGACAGCACAGAAGAGAAAGATCGGGACCTCCACCCATGCTTCCAGCAGTAAGCAACTGAAAGTTGACTCAGTTTTCCCAGTCAAACATGTGTCTCCAGTCACTGTGAACAAAGCTATATTAAGGTACATCATTCAAGGACTTCATCCTTTCAGCACTGTTGATCTGCCATCATTTAAAGAGCTGATTAGTACACTGCAGCCTGGCATTTCTGTCATTACAAGGCCTACTTTACGCTCCAAGATAGCTGAAGCTGCTCTGATCATGAAACAGAAAGTGACTGCTGCCATGAGTGAAGTTGAATGGATTGCAACCACAACGGATTGTTGGACTGCACGTAGAAAGTCATTCATTGGTGTAACTGCTCACTGGATCAACCCTGGAAGTCTTGAAAGACATTCCGCTGCACTTGCCTGCAAAAGATTAATGGGCTCTCATACTTTTGAGGTACTGGCCAGTGCCATGAATGATATCCACTCAGAGTATGAAATACGTGACAAGGTTGTTTGCACAACCACAGACAGTGGTTCCAACTTTatgaaggctttcagagtttTTGGTGTGGAAAACAATGATATCGAGACTGAGGCAAGAAGGTGTGAAAGTGATGACACTGATTCTGAAGGCTGTGGTGAGGGAAGTGATGGTGTGGAATTCCAAGATGCCTCACGAGTCCTGGACCAAGACGATGGCTTCGAATTCCAGCTACCAAAACATCAAAAGTGTGCCTGTCACTTACTTAACCTAGTCTCAAgcgttgatgcccaaaaagctCTCTCAAATGAACACTACAAGAAACTCTACAGATCTGTCTTTGGCAAATGCCAAGCTTTATGGAATAAAAGCAGCCGATCGGCTCTAGCAGCTGAAGCTGTTGAATCAGAAAGCCGGCTTCAGCTTTTAAGGCCAAACCAAACGCGGTGGAATTCAACTTTTATGGCTGTTGACAGAATTCTTCAAATTTGCAAAGAAGCAGGAGAAGGCGCACTTCGGAATATATGCACCTCTCTTGAGGTTCCAAT GTTTAATCCAGCAGAAATGCTGTTCTTGACAGAGTGGGCCAACACAATGCGTCCAGTTGCAAAAGTACTCGACATCTTGCAAGCGGAAACGAATACACAGCTGGGGTGGCTGCTGCCTAGTGTCCATCAGTTAAGCTTGAAACTTCAGCGACTCCACCATTCTCTCAGGTACTGTGACCCACTTGTGGATGCCCTACAACAAGGAATCCAAACACGATTCAAGCATATGTTTGAAGATCCTGAGATCATAGCAGCTGCCATCCTTCTCCCTAAATTTCGGACCTCTTGGACAAATGATGAAACCATCATAAAACGAG GCATGGACTACATCAGAGTGCATCTGGAGCCTTTGGACCACAAGAAGGAATTGGCCAACAGTTCATCTGATGATGAAGATTTTTTCGCTTCTTTGAAACCGACAACACATGAAGCCAGCAAAGAGTTGGATGGATATCTGGCCTGTGTTTCAGACACCAGGGAGTCTCTGCTCACGTTTCCTGCTATTTGCAGCCTCTCTATCAAGACTAATACACCTCTTCCCGCATCGGCTGCCTGTGAGAGGCTTTTCAGCACTGCAGGATTGCTTTTCAGCCCCAAAAGAGCTAGGCTTGACACTAACAATTTTGAGAATCAGCTTCTACTGAAGTTAAATCTGAGGTTTTACAACTTTGAGTAG